Below is a genomic region from Synechococcales cyanobacterium T60_A2020_003.
TTTTCGCGATCGCGATCGCCCTTTATCTATTGACGGCTCGGCGGTATCAATCGTCCAGTTCGGTCGCCAATTCCTACGATCAGTGGACAGAGGACGGGATTTTGGAATTCTACTGGGGCGAGCATATTCATTTAGGACACTACGGTTCTCCGCCAAAACGGAAGAATTTTCTCAAGGCCAAAGAGGACTTTGTGCATGAAATGGTGCGCTGGGGAGGACTCGATCGCCTGCCGCCAGGAACCACCGTTTTAGACGTGGGGTGCGGTATTGGGGGCAGCAGCCGGATTTTGGCACGGGACTACGGATTTGAGGTGACTGGCGTAACCATTAGTCCTAACCAAGTGAAACGGGCACGCGAGCTAACCCCTCCTGGTCTGTCTGCTCAGTTCCATGTGGACGATGCGATGGCGCTCTCAATTCCAGATGCGAGTTTTGATGTGGTGTGGTCCATCGAAGCAGGCCCCCACATGCCGGATAAGGCCATTTTTGCGAAGGAATTACTGCGCGTCCTTAAACCGGGTGGTGTGTTGGTAGTGGCAGATTGGAACCAGCGGGACGATCGCCAAACGCC
It encodes:
- a CDS encoding methyltransferase domain-containing protein — encoded protein: MNLVLILIGVLIGLFAIAIALYLLTARRYQSSSSVANSYDQWTEDGILEFYWGEHIHLGHYGSPPKRKNFLKAKEDFVHEMVRWGGLDRLPPGTTVLDVGCGIGGSSRILARDYGFEVTGVTISPNQVKRARELTPPGLSAQFHVDDAMALSIPDASFDVVWSIEAGPHMPDKAIFAKELLRVLKPGGVLVVADWNQRDDRQTPLNVWEKPVMRQLLDQWSHPAFASIEGFSEVLEETGLVQGQVVTADWTQQTLPSWIDSIWQGIVRPEGLVRFGVTGFVKSVREVPTLLLMRLAFGTGLCRFGMFRAIRANRPASASESRSSQMTQV